In Halichondria panicea chromosome 5, odHalPani1.1, whole genome shotgun sequence, the genomic stretch TCCTGGTGGTCTTACATTGTGGGCAGGACCAACAGACGTCATCCGAGCCTGCTGAAGACCTTCGCCGTTCGATCATTGGAATAGCACACCTATTTTTGTTTATTATTTTGATCACACCTATTTTTccttttattataattatgcttattaTGGATATCCCTTATTATAATATAAGATACCTACCTTGTACAGTCGCAGGTAGTTGCAAGCAGTCCTTTACCCCTAAGATAACTGATAATACCCCCTGTCCCACCTCCCACCACTGTTGACATGCTCAAGATAGACATACTGATAGTGGATGGATGGATAGATGTACTTACAATGCCATGTGTGAGCGAATATCCCGGCAGTAAAGCaccaaggtcaaaggtcatttaGCTACTACGGTTAGTGGAGTATGCAATGAAGCTACGCCCCCGCTTCCGGAAGCAATTAAAAGTTGGAGGCGAACACCGTTAGTGATCCGAAACAAACTCTGAAGACTCCTACTCCTACACAATTCGAATTATCAACCCAAAGAAGAAAAGTAGCTACAAGACATTGACTTGGCATGATGTCAAACAAGTGTTTAACTCGGTGTTAAGCCTCAAGGCTAAGATTGCTGAGTCTTACCCCAATGAAGTTGCAGATGATTTGAGCTTTCAAGTAGGCTACTATCATGGCAGAGGTAGCAACAAGCGATGGCTGTTGGAAGACAGAGATGTGTCAGAAATGTATAAGAATATTGACAAGAAGAGTGTAACTTTGTGGTGTGAAGGGAGACCTATCAGTATAGATGAAAGTGAACCACCACCAAAGAAGCAAAGAACCAAACGTGACCTTGTTGAAGATGAAGTAGATGACATCATGAAAACCTTGAAGGAAAAGCATGTTGATATGGCAATACCCAAACTGCGGCTTTGGGCACGATTAATTCATTCTGGACATCATGATGATTATGACGCTCCTCCAAATATACCCCTTATAACCGGCTCACCCAACCCAACAAAGGGAAAAAAGGAGAGCATCAGCACCATGTCTGATGCTTTTACTGGGGCAGCCAACGCAATAGCCAGTGCACTGAAACATACTCGAACTCCTGAGACACCAACTTCCAGCTCAACTGTTTCACCAATGAAAACTGCTCAGCTTAGAAGAAGCTGTCTGGAAGATTTAAAGCGTATCAAAGAGCTGTTTGAAGATCATGTTCTCTCAGAAGAAGAATTTGCTGAGCAGAAAAAGAACATTTTGTCATCACTTAAATCTCTTTGATCTGcttcacatgtacatttataccAAGATAGTTGTATATCCTGAAAAGAACACTTGACAACACATATTTATCTCTTTCATGAACTGATTCGCATCACTGATTTGACATCACAATACATTATACATTAATATTTTCATGATTACGTATATCCTGCATGCCTTATCCATTGTGAACAATCATGTACAGATATGCTGTTCATAGCTGCTAAAACGACTGTTTCTGTGGCAAGATAGTCCAATGATTCCTCGTTTGCTTTGAGTACCAATTTCAATTTGGAGAAGCTTTCTTCTATTGGATTTAGGTCTGGGCTATATGGTGGAAGAAATTGTACTATAGCTCCAGTAGAACGTATGGCCTGTACAACTGTGTCCACATGATGAATGCTACAATTGTCCAGTACCACCACACTGTTAGAGTTCGTTCCATTAAATGGTTGTAATTTGCTAGCTAGAGAGTTAGTGATAAAGTCCTCGAATGTATCAGCGTTAACGGTGCCGGTTGTAGTATAGCAATCCAGTACACCTTCTAGTGAGATTGCACATATAGCCGAAACTCGCTGTCCACGCCAAAGCAATTTTTGAACAATAGCAGGCTTTCCTCTTAGGCTGTATCCAAATTTCCGCATACAATCCCTCCGATCAGATCCTGTTTCGTCTATAAAGACGAAAAGCTCCGGGTGGCCTTTATAGACTGAAACGTCAATCAAATACTGTGCACGCAACAGCTCACTTTGTTGTTTAGCTCTCAGAACCATTTTTTGTCTTGTTATCCCAGAGGCATGTATGTACCTCATTATGGTGCTTACGTTGACATCTGTCCCCGTTCTTTCAAGAAGATGTCCTTGTATTTCCCTTAGATAGATTCCAGGTTTTTGAATAACCAACTCCAGTATCATCACTTTATCTA encodes the following:
- the LOC135336033 gene encoding uncharacterized protein LOC135336033, whose translation is MAYSCEEKRSKSYSSDLRWRMIYQVEVVGLPNRKVAANLLVDPSTVHRTVCLFRATGNVKPSQYPPNQGTAKLTAIDKVMILELVIQKPGIYLREIQGHLLERTGTDVNVSTIMRYIHASGITRQKMVLRAKQQSELLRAQYLIDVSVYKGHPELFVFIDETGSDRRDCMRKFGYSLRGKPAIVQKLLWRGQRVSAICAISLEGVLDCYTTTGTVNADTFEDFITNSLASKLQPFNGTNSNSVVVLDNCSIHHVDTVVQAIRSTGAIVQFLPPYSPDLNPIEESFSKLKLVLKANEESLDYLATETVVLAAMNSISVHDCSQWIRHAGYT